Sequence from the Chitinophagales bacterium genome:
GGATTACAGGTATTGTTTTTGTAATCACACACATTGCACTTTTTTATTTCGTATGGAAATATAGAGGTGAAAAAGATAAGAAGGCTACTTTTTTTGCGCATAGCGGTAAGCTAGAGTTGATATGGACTTCGATTCCAGCTTTGGCTATGGCGGTGCTTGTAATCATGGGACTTAAAACATGGTTTAATGTATTTCCTAATAAAAAAACACTACCTGCCAATCAATTAACTATTGAAGCTACTGCGAAGCAGTTTAATTGGCTGCTTCGTTATCCAGGAGCAGATGGCGTATTTGGAAAAAGAGTAATTTCAAAAGATTTTGTAAGTCCCGATAATGAACTAGGCATCGATTGGACAGATCCTGCAAGCCATGATGATTTTTTCGCATCGGAACTATACATGGTAAAAGACAGACCTGTTCATTTTAATTTGGGAGCATTAGATGTGTTGCATAGTTTTTATTTACCTCATTTTAGAATGAAAATGGATTGTGTACCTGGTGTACCTACTGGCATAGGTTTCACACCTACTATGACTAATGATGAGACTCGCGAATTATTAAAATCAAATAAACATTGGGCTAGTATAGATCCTGAGACCAATGAGCCTAGATACATGAAATTCAATTATGAATTAGCTTGTGCTGAGTTGTGTGGAAAATCTCACTATGGTATGATGATGCCTGCGCACGTAGTCTCTCAAGCTAAGTTTGACGAATGGGCTAAAGCGCAAAAACCTTTTTATGAGGTAAACAAAGATAAGATTCAAGCTTGGTTAGCAAAAATGAATATGACTGCAGCTCCTGCTAAGGTAGATAATCATACTGCATTTAGTTTTGAGGAAGTGATGAAAAAGGGTATCGATAAAGATGCAGTGTATGAGACAGATGCCATTGAGTTCGCTAGTGGTAGTGCAGAATTAAATGCTAAGTCGAAGGGAACACTTGACCAATTAGCTCAATTATTGGAAAAGAATCCTTCAAATTCGATAGTGTTATCTGCTCATACGGATAGCGATGGAGATGATGCTAAAAATTTGGAATTAAGTCAGAAGAGAGCAGATGCTTGTTTAGCTTATTTAGTAAGCAAAGGCATAAAAGCTGAAAGAGTTGGCGCTAAGGGTTACGGTGAGACCCAGCCGATAGCAGACAATGCTACCAAAGAAGGCAAACAAAAAAATAGAAGAACAGAATTTGATTTTAACTAACTAGAATTATAAGAAAAGAAAGTCGATAATAAAAAGTAAATTATGGCACATACAGCACACGAACATCATGAGGATTCATTCTTGGAGAAATATATTTTCAGCCAGGATCATAAAATGATTGCTAGACAGTTTCTATTTACAGGTATTTTTTGGTCAATAGTCGGAGCTGCGATGTCTGTTCTTTTCAGATTGCAGTTAGGCTGGCCTAATGAGACATTTCCATTTTTAGAAACATTGCTCGGAAAGTGGGCAGAAGGTGGAAGAATTTCGAATGAGTTCTATTATTCATTAGTCACTATGCATGGAACCATATTGGTATTCTTTGTATTAACGGCTGGTCTTTCAGGAACTTTTGCTAATCTTCTTATCCCTTACCAAGTAGGAACTAGAGATATGGCTTCACCATTTATGAATATGCTTTCTTATTGGTTTTTCCTATTGGCAGGTGTATTAATGCTAGCTTCACTATTTGTGCAAACAGGTGCAGCCTCTGGTGGTTGGACCATGTATCCACCGCTGAGTGGATTGCGTGATGCTAAGGTAAACGCAGGTTCTATGTGGGGTACAGACTTATGGTTTTTAAGTATGGCTATGTTTATCGTATCCTCACTTTTAGGAGGTTTGAATTATATAGCAACCATCTTAAATTTAAGAACCAAAGGTATGACTATGTGGCGCTTACCTTTGACGGTGTGGGCTTTATTGTTTACAGCTATTTTAGGTGTTTTAGCATTCCCACCATTATTAAGTGCGGCTCTTTTACTAGAGTTCGATAGATTATTCGACACCTCTTTCTATTTGTCTGATATCGTCGTTGGAGGAAATTTGCTTGACTATAAAGGTGGTTCGCCTATTTTGTTCCAACATTTATTTTGGTTCTTAGGACACCCTGAAGTATATATTATTATATTACCTGCTATGGGTATTACTTCAGAGGTACTTTCTGTTAATGCTCGTAAACCAGTCTTTGGTTATAGAGCCATGGTTTACGCCATCGGTGTTATCGTATTACTTGGCTTCTTAGTGTGGGCGCACCACATGTATATGTCTGGTATGAATCCATTTTTAGGATCGATATTTACCTTATTTACCTTGTTAATTGCAGTTCCTTCGGCAGTAAAAGTATTTAACTGGCTGACGACGATATGGAAAGGTAATCTAAGACTAACTCCAGCAATGATGTTTGCTCTTGGTTTCGTATCCTTATTTATATCTGGAGGATTGACTGGAATCTTCTTAGGTAATTCTGCGATTGATATACCTTTACATGATACCTACTTTGTGGTTGCGCATTTCCATATCGTTATGGGTGTAGCGGCATTCTTTGCAATGTTTTCTGGCGTATATCATTGGTTTCCTAAAATGTTTGGTAGATATATTAATGATACATTGGGCTATGTACATTTTTATGTGACCATTATCTCTGCTTATGCTATATTCATACCTATGCACTTTATGTTAAGCCTTCCTCGTAGATATTACGTTTATTCAAATTTTCAGACATTTAATATCTTCGAAGATGTATCTAAGTTCATATCTGTTTTTGCTATTATTTCATTTTTAGCTCAAATTTTATTTGTAGTAAACATTGTTTATAGCGCATTAAAAGGAAGAAAATTCACTAATGAGAATTTGAATCCATGGGGTTCTAACACCTTAGAGTGGACAACACCGGCTGAGCATATTCATGGAAACTGGCCAGGTGAAATTCCAGAAGTTCATAGATGGCCGTATGACTATTCTACAGGATTTGGAGATACTGATTTCAGACCTCAAACAGAGCCTTTGAAAGAAGGTGAAGAATCACACGGTTAGTAGTACTTGTTTAATTAACTATAATAGAAGATAAATGAATAAGATTAAAGTTATTGCATTGCATAAGGTTCAAGCTAGACTTGGAAACTATGCTGCATTATCTAAGTTCCGTTTATCATCATTTGTCATTTTATCTTCGGTTATTGGGTTCATAGTAGGTTCTCCATCTGGAGAATTTGATTGGGTTAAATTGACACTTTTCACCCTTGGTGGTAGCCTAGTTACTTTTGCTTCTAATGCGATCAATCAGCTGATAGAAAAAGATTCTGATCGTCTGATGATTCGCACTCAGAATAGGCCTTTACCTACAAGGTCTATGAGCCAAATGGATGCCGTTTTGTTCATTGGTATTACAGCCCTGGCTGGTATATTGACTTTGACGTTTGCTGTCAATACTATGACAGGGTTACTATCAGCATTATCTCTTTTGATTTATGGCTTTATATACACACCGCTTAAAAAAGTTTCTTCGATAGCGGTTTTTGTCGGAGCTATACCTGGGGCATTGCCACCATTGTTAGGATATGTAGCGGCTACCAATAACTTAAATCATTATGCTGTTTGGTTATTCGTCGTTCAATTTTTCTGGCAGTTCCCTCATTTTTGGGCGATAGCATGGCTAAGTTATGAGGATTATCTCAAGGCAAATATCATGTTGCTACCCAGCCGTGATGGCAAGTCGAAGCAGTCTGCATTTATTACGTTTATCTATACCATAGTGCTAGTTCCGCTATCGCTGTATCCAGTTTATTTAACGAATCAGTGGAATGCTGGAGCTATAGTATTACTTCTAGCTAGCCTTGGATTTAGCTATTTAGCCTTCAAGTTTTATAAGTCTTGTAAAGATAATGATGCTAGAGCGCTTATGTTTGGTTCGTTTGCTTATTTATTGATATTCTTAATTTCATTATTTTTCTAAGTAAAATGAGTGATGCAATGAATATGAAGTCGCCAATGAGTGGAAGAATTCATCCGAAATTATTCCTACTCTATCTTTCTTTTGGTAGTATGATTATGCTGTTTTCAGCATTTTGCAGTGCGCTTATTGTCCGCAAAGGAGATATTCGTCAGGCATGGATTGAATTGCCTTTACCATCAGCTTTTTTATATAGTACCTTGATTATTATTGTTTCGAGTGTTACTATCCATTTGGCATATAAATATATCGCTCAAAAATCCCAGTTCATGCTTTGGAGTCTGATTACTTTAGCCTTGGCTTTAGTTTTTGTTAGCCTACAGTGGCAGGGGTGGAATGAAATGCAGACTAGACAAATTTTTCTTAATGGGAATCCTTCTGGATCTTTTATCTATGTTATTTCTGGTTTACATGGATTACACTATGTAGGAGGTATTGTTGCCTTGATATTGATGATTTTAAATTTCAGAAAAAAGACAATTGGTGAAGGTCAAAAAATGGGCTTCAATATTTTAATGCAGTATTGGCATTTTATTGGTATCGTGTGGGTATTATTATATTTATTTTTTAAATTTATTATATATAAATAATTATTTATGGCAATAGAAACAGTAGAAAATTTAAAAGAATCACACTGGCAAGGTGGTGCGCCACCAATGAAGGCGAGTTATGGAAAAACCATGATGTGGTATTTTCTTATTTCGGATACATTTACCTTTGTAGCATTTCTAGTTTCCTACGCTACGGTGCGTATGGTCAATGCAGAAGCTTGGCCAAAGGCTTCTAAAGTATTTAGTTCTATTCCTTTACCAGGATTTGAAAAGTTTCATGATTTACCATTGGTTTTTGTAAGTTTGATGACCTTCATACTTATCATCAGTTCTGTGACGATGGTTCGTGCCGTGCAGGAAGGTGCCAGAATGAATAGAGCAGGAGTTGTGCGAAATTTGCTACCTACAATTGGTTTTGGTATTCTATTTTTACTTTGTCAGTATTTTGAGTGGACACACCTCATGCACGATGGAATGACTTTAACTTCTATGCCTGCGAAGTTTGCTGGAGCTAATGGCACTGTAGCCTATCAGTTTGGTTCTTATTTCTTCTTAATTACAGGTTTTCACGGTGCGCACGTGTTTGGTGGAGTGATACTAAATTTGTATCTACTTATAAGAACATTGAGAGGAGATTTCGATAGACTGGGTCATTATGAAATGGTAGAGAAGATAGGTTTGTACTGGCACTTTGTAGATTTAGTATGGGTTTATGTATTCCTAGCTTTCTATTTAATGTAAGAAAATATTATTAACTGAAAATTTGAAATTTTAAAATATGGGACATCATCATTCTGACACGTATCCTAAGCATGACAATCATTTGGCATTAACAGATGGGGATTATAAGCACCACAAAGCTGATATTTGGAAAACTACTGGTATATTGTCTTTCGTTACAGTATTCGAGGTAGGATTTGCTATATGGTATGAAAAGTCTTTGATTCCGGGCGGAGCACCACTATGGGCACTTCAATTGACCCTTGTAGTACTATCATTATTAAAGGCTGGCTATATTATGGCTGTATTTATGCACGTAAAGCATGAAACTAGAGCTTTTATTCTCACTATTCTAGTTCCTTTTAGCTTACTGATATGGATGATAATTTCTTTCATTTATGATGGTAATGACTGGAATGGCAGAAATAATAATCGTTTTGGAGATAAGCCTCACCCAAGTGTACTGAAACAACATGGCGGTGTCGTTATTGAACATGGACATCATTAATTAATACAAAAGACGACTCTTAGGGTCGTCTTTTTTTTTGATATTTTATTTTTTCATTGTATCAAACTGTTTTAAAATTGCATATCATTTATAGAATGACATAAGATGAATAAGAAAAATTGGCTTTGGATTATAGTGTTTATAGCTGTTACAGCGGTGCCTGCTGCTATCATATATTATACGAAACAAAAAAATAATTTTAGGAATTCAGCTGCACCTAGACCTATCTGGCCACAAGGATTGGCGGAGAACGGTAAAGATACGCTATACTTCAAACTACCGATTTATACCGCCCTTAACGCCGATAGCACACTTGTAAGTACTCAAGAACTTGATGGAAAAATAACGGTTATAGAGACTTTTTTCTCTGAATGCCAGTCTATCTGCCCTATTATGAATAAAAATCTGACACGCGTATTTGAAAGTCTGGGTCGGAATAAGCAATTTCAGATTTTCTCGTATAGCGTGGACTATGAGCGTGATGATTTGGCGAAATTGCGCACTTATGCGGCTAATCATGGTGCAGATTTGGTTCAGTGGAAATTTCTTCGCTCACCGCAGGACTCCATTTTTAATTTCGGGAGATGGGGTTTAAAATTACCTGTAGGTGAAGATGAGATAGAGGGAAATTTTCTCCATAGTGAGCGTTTTGTATTGGTGGATTGGAATAGAAATATTAGAGGCTACTACGATGGTACTGACTCTGCAAGTGTCAATAAAATGATGAATCATATCGTACTCTTGATGAGTGAAAAAGATAGATTGGAGAGGAAGAAGAAATGATTTTAAAATATGTTCTGATAGTTATCCGGATTGAAAAGGTAAAAATTAATTTTATTTTATAATTATGAATCAACGTGCTAAACAATTAATAGGCTTATTGACAGCTGTCGTAATGGGATTGGTATTCCTAATGTATAGCGGATTTGGTGTCAAGGAATGGTTTGATGCTAGCTTTCCAGACTTTGATAAATCAAGACTTCCATTTCTAAATGCTTTGTTCAATTCATTAGTTTTTATCTGTCTTTTGAGTGCATTTCGAGCGATTAAAAACAAGAATATTCAGGTTCATAGAAGGTTTATTTATATAGCTTGTGTATTATCGACTTTGTTTCTTTTGAACTATGTTTTCTATCATATGATCTCCGAATCTACAAAGTATGGTGGAGAAGGAATACTGAAAGGAATTTATCTCTTTATTCTAGTTACACATGTTATCTTGGCAGCTCTGAGCTTTCCATTTATAGTTTATACAGCCTTTTTAGGACAAACTATGCAGGTCGAAAGCCATAGGAAGTTAGCTAAGTTTGTGTTTCCTGTTTGGTTATATGTTGCCTTTACAGGTGTGGTGGTTTATTTCATGATATCGCCGTATTATCAGCACTAGAAATAATTTTCTATCAATGGTCTATTTCTAGACAACCTCAAATCCTGAAGCAGTGCAGCCTTGGGTCTTATTTCTATAGTATAAGCTTGTCCGATATTAGAAATGGGTATGTAATTGACGCGAAACTCCCAGCAGTGCATATCACGAATAGCAGAAATTGTAGTGATACCAATTTGTTTCGTGTTAAAATCATAACCTGAAGAAATTGCAATCTTCCAATTTTTAGTGAGGTTGAAATCGAAATTATTTAGAAAAATGGAAGCATTTACTATGGAAGTATCATTTAGCTTATCGGATGTAAAGTCCCTCCTTACATTGATATTAAATGACATGGCAAGATTCCATGGACTATTAAAGTCATAGAAAAAATGATAATTTCTAAATATGAAGTTTCGTTCAAATTCACTACCTTTTTGCGAGTTTAGTATTCTTCTCGATATGTTACTTGCATTGAGATTGAGATTTGCAGTAGCATTCATAGTCATCAATCTAGCTAAGCCTTCTCCTTCAAAAAGTTTGAATTTATCTTTTCTCTGTCCTCTCTCATAGTGATAGGGGTCAAATACCAAGGAACCATTAAAGGTTAAAAATTGGAGTGTAGAATTACTAAATGAAACCGTATAATTACTCATTTTAAAACTATCTGCATTGAAATTATAGCTGCTATTGATACTAAGGGCATCTAAGAGCATTAGTTTTTTAGTTCCTGTCGTACTATCTTTTTTATTTTTAAATTTGCCCTCAAAAGCATTATTGATGCCAAAGGATAAAACTGCATTCGAAGTACTTCTTATTCCTGTATTGGCACCTAAATATTGAAAATACTTTATCTCTCTTTTAGATGTATCAGTATAACGATCAAAATATCCCCAAAAATCAGTACTAAAATCAGGGGTATAACCAAAATCGATAAATGGGCTTACCTGATGACGAATGCCTCTAATAAATCCTTTCTTAGAAATAGGATACATACCTATAACAACGGTGTTGAGACTTACTCCCCCATCAAAATCCCTTGCAGTATAGACACCATTGGTTATTACCGAGTCTGGCTTTACTTCTCCAGAGTCTCTTGAGATATTTATCTTTTTGAAGTACATGTAGTCATTATAGCTTAATCTTGGAATAAGATTAAAATATTTGAAGAGACGAATATTTTGAAAACTAAAGACTGCATTATGCTGAACTCCAAGATTTAAGTTCTTTAAGAACTTCCCGTTAAATATATTACTATCTGGTGTAGAAGGCAACACTGCTAATGCTGAAGTTGTATGTTGGAGATTAATTACGACTGAATTTTGCTTATTGGGGTTTTGATATATATTGCCATTATAATTAATTCTTAAATTGGGTAAGCTACCACTTACTGTTTGTGTCTTTAGATCTTGATTATAATTGATACCGGCGTTGACAACTATTGGTGCTCTTTTAAATCGCTTTGTAGCATTGAGGTTCGAACTTATCTGTCCTGTAATTCTGGTAGCATCAAGTGTGAGAGAGCGATTGATCGCCCCTTGTGTCATATATCGCAGATCAGAATTAAACGTAAATGTCGGATGAGCTTTAGGACTCTGTGTATGACGCCAGTTAAATATATAGTTGATTGGAGTAGTACCTAATACCGTGGGATTATCGGCATCACCTGTAAAAATCCTATTGGTTTCTGCAGTGAATTCTCCATCATATTTATAGAGTTTGTTATATCGCAAATTTCCTACGAATTTATAGCTTCCATTGAAGTAAACATCTGCTAAAACCTTTGCATCCATATAGTCATTAATCCCAAAATAAACCCCCATGTTTTGAAGGTTGAAAAAAGGACTAAATCCATATTGTTGAGGAAATATAATACCAGTTCTCCTCCCTTTCTGAGCTGGGAAAATCCCGAATGGCAAATAGATTGGAGTCTTTACGTCGTTTATAACAATATTCGTAGGGCCCGTGACAATTGATTTTTTAGTAGTCAATTTAAGTTTCTTAGCATTAAAGTAGAAGTGTGGATGATCCAGATCACACGTCGTGTATTTTGCTTTGTATATAAACCAATTACCGACGCTATCCTTTTTTACCTCATGACCATGCAGCAGTGCTTCATCCTCTTTGGTTATAATATCATATACCTTACCTTTTTTCGTTTTGAAGTTATAAAGTAATTTATCTGTATAATAGTCCTTACCAGCTTGCTTCATGTAGGGTCGACCTTGAATACTATCGTTTTGCTTCCATTGATTGCCAGCTAGTACCCCGCTAGTCCAATCATAATCAATAAAATATGCTTCGACTAACATGTCGGTATATGATATTTTTGAGTCATTGAACAAATGCATTTTTTTTGTTCGAATATTGTATATAATACTATCCTTGGCCTTATATTCTATACGAGAGGCTATATCGTCATTGGACGATACAAGTGTATTCGAATCTAATTTTGTTTTCGAAGAGTCAGATTTTTCTTTTGACTGAGCAGTTGTGGTCAGAAAATTGAGCACAAATAAACAAATAATTACTAATTTTGTGTTTAATCTAGGTAAGTTGTTTAGAAAATTATTAACAAGCAAGATCAAAGTAGTGGAGATAAGTAAACCTAAATTTTTAAAATCTTTAGAGACTAATATAAACGGCAAATATATTATTTATATTGCAATCCAAATTCTTTTTGCTAAGTCAGTATTGGGACAAACAGAAATAGGAAATCGCACAGTAAGCACGGTAGTCATAGATCCTGGTCATGGTGGTAGAGACCCTGGGGCATTAGGGAAGGTCTCAAAAGAAAAAGAGATAGCTCTTTCTATAGCTCTTAAATTGGGAAAATTAATCAATCAAAGATTTCCTGAAGTAAAGGTTATGTATACCAGAAACGATGATCGATTCATAGAATTGTATCAACGTGCGGATATAGCTAACAAAGCTAAAGCGGATTTATTTATTTCTATACATGCTAATTCCACTACTAAGCAAGGCCCTAGTGGAGTTGAATTTTGGGTATTGGGTCTCCATAAAGCGGACGAAAATCTTGAAGTCGTAAAGAAGGAAAATGCGGCACTTCAGTTTGAACAGGATGTAAGAAAGAACTACGGTTTTGACCCAAATTCTCCTGAAGGTGCTATCATAATGACTATGCAGCAGAATTTATATTTAGATCAGAGTATTCAATTGGCTAAACTTATGGAGTCGAGATTTGTAAGGGAAGACAATCAACTCAATAGAGGCGCCAAGCAGGCTGGATTTATAGTATTGTACAAAACCTCCATGCCTAGCGTGCTGGTAGAGGTTGGATTCATCTCTAATCCAGATGAAGAGCAATATATAGCAAATGAAACTGGACAAACAAAAATAGCAGCCAATCTCGCCAATGCTTTTGCTGACTATAAGATGAAATATGAAAGTGGAGCTATAAAACAAGTATCTAAAGATGTCGAGAAAAAGACAACAACAAGCATACCAATTGCTGATAATTCAGGAACTGGGAATAATGGTTTTTCAAAGCCTTCTGCTAATGGAGCTATAAGTACAGAGGAATCTACACCTGTAGCAGAAGTTGTGAAAAAAGAAAGCCCTCAAATAGCCGCAAGCTCCAAGCCTTCTTCTTCAAATTTAGATATGAGCAATAATAAGAAGAAAATAGTCATTGAGGAGGAAGTTGAAAAATATTCTGAAAATAATTCATCTTCGACTATGAGTGAATTGAACGCCAAATCAAACAATAATGTCACAACAACTATCGTTAATTCCACTCCAAGTAGTAGTATAAGCTCGAAACCTAATTCGTCTAGTTTGGAACCGAACTCAAATTCAAAAACTATAATTAGTGATTACGAAATAGAGGCCAAAAAGAAACCAGCTCTTACGAGCACACCTATTGCAGAAAAATTTTCGAAAAAACCTACTGAACCTGTCACTGCTGCAAAAGCTAAACCAGAGATGCCTACGAAAGAAAGTGTTAAGAAAGAAATTATTGATAAATCGCTCAAGAATGCAGATAATAAGCCAACCCCAACATTGAAGATAAACACAACTACACCTGGAAAAATTAAACTTAATGATGAAAATTCCAATGTTCCTTCTTATGTGGCTGACAATGATATAAAGAAAGAGATTGTAGATAATACAAAAAGGATAGACAAACGAAACAATATTCTCGAAAAAAATACACTACCAGAAACATCTGATACCAAGTCAAAACCTATTGTTTCGGCATCTCATACTAGCTCAAAATCTTCTCCTATCCCAATACCTGAAAAAACTGCTGGTTCAGAAATTATTTATAAAGTTCAGATTAAGGCATCTAGTACAAAAATCAAGAGCGATGATCCTATTAACTCAAGTTTTGATGGTGTAGAAGAGAGTTTTGAAAATAATATGTACAAATATCTTTTAGGACGTTTCACAAATGAAAATGATGCCAAGGCTCGATTGGAAAAAGTGAGAAGCCAAGGCGTAAAGGATGCATTTATTGTGAAATACAAGGATGGGGTTCGTGTGAAATAAAATTCAAAGTGGCATTAGAAAGAAAAGAATTTGTAGTAGATAATACGCTGCGTTTAAAGGAGCGTGTAGTCCTTGTGGGAATTGCCCAGTCGCGTGCCGATTTACCTAAATTGAATGAATATCTCGAGGAACTAAAATTTCTATCTACTACTGCAAATGTAGAGCCTATAGAGGTGTTTCATCAAATACTTGAAAAGCCTGATACCCGATTTTATGTAGGTAGCGGGAAATTAAAAGAGATTAAAGAATATTGTAAAGCAAATGCCATAGATGCTGTCATTTTCGATGATGAAATTAGTCCTTCGCAGCAAAATAATATTGAGAAGGAATTGCAAATAAAAGTCTTAGATAGAAGTATGCTCATACTCGATATCTTCGCTCAAAATGCTAAAACACTACAAGCCAAAACACAGGTGGAACTCGCTCAGACACAGTATCTGCTACCTAGGCTGAAAGGCATGTGGCAACACTTAGATAGAATCAAGGGAGGTATAGGAATGCGAGGCTCGGGTGAGAAAGAAATAGAGACCGATAGACGGATAGCACAAACAAGAATATCTCGACTCAAAGAAAAACTAGAAGAGATAGCAAAGCAGAATCAAACCCAACGAAAAAATCGTGGAGAGATGATACGTGTAGCCCTTGTCGGTTATACAAATGTAGGCAAGAGTACTATCATGAATTTATTGTCCAAAGCGGATATTCTGGCTGAGGATAAACTCTTCGCTACACTCGATACCACAGTGCGCAAAGTAGTGATTGATAACGTTCCATTTCTGCTTTCAGATACAGTAGGATTTATTAGAAAATTACCACATCATTTAGTGGAGAGTTTTCAGTCCACTTTAGTAGAATCGCTGGAGAGCGATATTTTGATTCATGTAGTCGATATTTCTCATCCCCAATTTGAAGATCATATTAATGTGGTGAATAGCACCCTGCGCCAGCTCAAGGCTGACGATAAACCAACGATTATGGTTTTTAATAAAATGGATTTGTATCGAAAAAATAATTTTGATGAATTTCTTTTTGATGAAGAAAAAGAACTCATACTAGAAGATTTCAAAAGAACGTGGATGTCAAAAACACATGAGAATTGTATATTTATCTCTGCTACTGAGATGGAAAATCTTCAAGAATTCCGTGAAGAATTACTTTCAAAAATTAAAAAACTTTATTCTGAACGATACCCTTATAAAGCTAAGTTTTTATGGGGATATGAGAATTTTAGTTAAAAGTTGAATGTTAAAAGTTTTATTGCTTTGATGATTTCGCTTTCTCTAGCGAATATATCTTTTTCTCAGGTTAAAATTAGTAATCTGAGTTTAACTGATTCAACTTTGCCTATTGCCTATTTAGGGGTTGATAATGTCTTGTCAATTAGCGGTTTGAGCAAGGAAATGAGGTTATCAATAAATTCAAAATATACTAGCACTAGGTTAATGAAAAATGGAGAAAATAATTATATTTATCAGCCAAGCATAAGTGATAAATATGACACTATCTTTATTTGGAATGAAGATATCATAATAGCCAAACAACATTTTAAAATTTTAATATTGAATGAACCTAAAGTGTCATTAGGAAATAATCGTGACAGTTTTATCTCTATTTCACAAGCTATAAACAGTCCTTATCTTAGTATTTACATACCAGATAATTATTTCAAGTATAAGATGTATGTAGCTTCTTTTGAATTATTTAAAATTGAAAATAAAGATACTTTTGCCCTGTATAGCCCAGAAATTC
This genomic interval carries:
- a CDS encoding cytochrome c oxidase subunit 3, yielding MAIETVENLKESHWQGGAPPMKASYGKTMMWYFLISDTFTFVAFLVSYATVRMVNAEAWPKASKVFSSIPLPGFEKFHDLPLVFVSLMTFILIISSVTMVRAVQEGARMNRAGVVRNLLPTIGFGILFLLCQYFEWTHLMHDGMTLTSMPAKFAGANGTVAYQFGSYFFLITGFHGAHVFGGVILNLYLLIRTLRGDFDRLGHYEMVEKIGLYWHFVDLVWVYVFLAFYLM
- a CDS encoding SCO family protein; the encoded protein is MNKKNWLWIIVFIAVTAVPAAIIYYTKQKNNFRNSAAPRPIWPQGLAENGKDTLYFKLPIYTALNADSTLVSTQELDGKITVIETFFSECQSICPIMNKNLTRVFESLGRNKQFQIFSYSVDYERDDLAKLRTYAANHGADLVQWKFLRSPQDSIFNFGRWGLKLPVGEDEIEGNFLHSERFVLVDWNRNIRGYYDGTDSASVNKMMNHIVLLMSEKDRLERKKK
- a CDS encoding OmpA family protein gives rise to the protein MLNILLTLGVIVLFYSIAVMLANIVERIRTLRGEELDYSRNSQRHGKLFMIYGIFFLIMCAFSLKYMEFASLPKAASNWGVEVDTLFVVTCWITGIVFVITHIALFYFVWKYRGEKDKKATFFAHSGKLELIWTSIPALAMAVLVIMGLKTWFNVFPNKKTLPANQLTIEATAKQFNWLLRYPGADGVFGKRVISKDFVSPDNELGIDWTDPASHDDFFASELYMVKDRPVHFNLGALDVLHSFYLPHFRMKMDCVPGVPTGIGFTPTMTNDETRELLKSNKHWASIDPETNEPRYMKFNYELACAELCGKSHYGMMMPAHVVSQAKFDEWAKAQKPFYEVNKDKIQAWLAKMNMTAAPAKVDNHTAFSFEEVMKKGIDKDAVYETDAIEFASGSAELNAKSKGTLDQLAQLLEKNPSNSIVLSAHTDSDGDDAKNLELSQKRADACLAYLVSKGIKAERVGAKGYGETQPIADNATKEGKQKNRRTEFDFN
- a CDS encoding cbb3-type cytochrome c oxidase subunit I, whose translation is MAHTAHEHHEDSFLEKYIFSQDHKMIARQFLFTGIFWSIVGAAMSVLFRLQLGWPNETFPFLETLLGKWAEGGRISNEFYYSLVTMHGTILVFFVLTAGLSGTFANLLIPYQVGTRDMASPFMNMLSYWFFLLAGVLMLASLFVQTGAASGGWTMYPPLSGLRDAKVNAGSMWGTDLWFLSMAMFIVSSLLGGLNYIATILNLRTKGMTMWRLPLTVWALLFTAILGVLAFPPLLSAALLLEFDRLFDTSFYLSDIVVGGNLLDYKGGSPILFQHLFWFLGHPEVYIIILPAMGITSEVLSVNARKPVFGYRAMVYAIGVIVLLGFLVWAHHMYMSGMNPFLGSIFTLFTLLIAVPSAVKVFNWLTTIWKGNLRLTPAMMFALGFVSLFISGGLTGIFLGNSAIDIPLHDTYFVVAHFHIVMGVAAFFAMFSGVYHWFPKMFGRYINDTLGYVHFYVTIISAYAIFIPMHFMLSLPRRYYVYSNFQTFNIFEDVSKFISVFAIISFLAQILFVVNIVYSALKGRKFTNENLNPWGSNTLEWTTPAEHIHGNWPGEIPEVHRWPYDYSTGFGDTDFRPQTEPLKEGEESHG
- the cyoE gene encoding protoheme IX farnesyltransferase, producing the protein MNKIKVIALHKVQARLGNYAALSKFRLSSFVILSSVIGFIVGSPSGEFDWVKLTLFTLGGSLVTFASNAINQLIEKDSDRLMIRTQNRPLPTRSMSQMDAVLFIGITALAGILTLTFAVNTMTGLLSALSLLIYGFIYTPLKKVSSIAVFVGAIPGALPPLLGYVAATNNLNHYAVWLFVVQFFWQFPHFWAIAWLSYEDYLKANIMLLPSRDGKSKQSAFITFIYTIVLVPLSLYPVYLTNQWNAGAIVLLLASLGFSYLAFKFYKSCKDNDARALMFGSFAYLLIFLISLFF
- a CDS encoding cytochrome C oxidase subunit IV family protein is translated as MGHHHSDTYPKHDNHLALTDGDYKHHKADIWKTTGILSFVTVFEVGFAIWYEKSLIPGGAPLWALQLTLVVLSLLKAGYIMAVFMHVKHETRAFILTILVPFSLLIWMIISFIYDGNDWNGRNNNRFGDKPHPSVLKQHGGVVIEHGHH
- a CDS encoding cytochrome c oxidase subunit 3 yields the protein MNMKSPMSGRIHPKLFLLYLSFGSMIMLFSAFCSALIVRKGDIRQAWIELPLPSAFLYSTLIIIVSSVTIHLAYKYIAQKSQFMLWSLITLALALVFVSLQWQGWNEMQTRQIFLNGNPSGSFIYVISGLHGLHYVGGIVALILMILNFRKKTIGEGQKMGFNILMQYWHFIGIVWVLLYLFFKFIIYK